ACCGCTATGACCAGGACACCACCACACCCactgcccctcagccctgctgctatTCTGACCcactccccaccctcacagccccatcccaggaggGTGCTGGTTTCCTGAGCCCAGGGGTGCCTGCATGCCCAGCACCCTGGCACGTACCCCTCATGGATGAACTCCTCCAGGGCCGCACACTCggacagcagctggggcagcccgGTCTGCAGCACCACATAGGACAGGATGGGCAGCAGGTCATCTGCCCCGCTGTGACAATAGGGCCTGTCAGCCGTGCTGGCCACAGGGACCGGCACCCCAACACCGCACTGGGCACAGACCCCACACCGGTCCCTCACTCCCCGTGGCTCCTGCACTCACATGGCGGCCGTGGCGAGGCTCCGGCCGTCGCGGGAGCCGCAGTACTCCTCGGCACACTCGCAGATGCCGCGCAGGGCCCGCACTGTGGCACAGGGCGGGCGTCAGGGCCACCATCGCCACCCTGGGCCCCTGCCCCGCGCCCCCAGCGCCGCTCACCGATGCACTCGAGCTTCCTGCGGGGACAGCTCTCCAGCGCCATCAGCCGCAGGTCCTGCACGGCCGAGGCGTACGCggggcggccgggcccgggcggGAAGAGGCGCGAGGCCAGCCCCATGTCGGCGGGGCCGGCGTGCCGGTGCCGCTCCATGCTGCGCGCCAGGGCCGCCTCACGGGGCTGCTGCACGGTCCTGCGGGCACGGAGGTGACAGGGAGGGGGCCAGGAAGGGGTCAGTGGGTCATAGAACCCCCAAAGAGGGTCGTGGTACCTGTAGAGGGCCAGGAGCGGGGCCCACAGCGGGGGGAAGAAAGCCTCCTCCAGGCAGGCCAGGCACTGGTCCTTGCCGGCGGCGGTGCCGAGCCCCTCGAAGGCCAGCAGAGTGAGAGCCAGCAGCCTGTCTGGGAGAGGTGAGACACAGAGCTCGCTGGGACCCCCATCCTACCCACGCTGGGACCCCCATCCTGCTCCCGCTCCCTCGGCTGTCCCTCACCGATGGCGTTGTGGATGTCCCTCACGACGCCCTTCAGCAGCTCCGGCAGCGCCGCGTCCTGCCCGGAGCTGGCCGGGGCCTCTGCGGGGGCCCAGCCCTCGGGGGACGCCAGGAACCGCTCCAGGTCCTCGAAGGAGCTCTCCCGGGGGGGCTCGGCGGGCCCCGGGGCGCCGCTGTCGGCGAGGGGAGTGCTGGAGTGGCTGTGCCGCAGCGCGGCCGGGCCGTGCTCGGGCACTGAGAACATGCAGTGCAGGCTGCGGGACGCTCGGAGCCGGCGGCCCCCGGGCTCGGCGGGCAGCGAGGAGCCCCCGGCGTCCAGCGACAGGAAGGACAGGGCCGAGGGAGAGCCAGGGGAGGCGtcggcggggccgcggctgACGGCGGGGTAGAGGCGGGCGTACACCGCGCACTGCAGCCGCCGCAGCAGCTGCGAGATGGGGTGCTCGGGGCAGCTgcgggcacagggaggggatgggcagggggcACCGGCAGCAGCCGCAGCCCCCTCACTCTGGCAGGGCCGTGCCCACCCCTGCAGTACCTCAGGAGGCAGGAGAAGAGCCCTGATACCACGGAGAGATCCGCCGGGCTCCGCTTCAGCTGCGCCTTCCACTGCCTTGGCCAGTCCTGGGGAGTGTCCAGGGCTGGTCAGGGGAATGGTGCAGCACCCTGTCCCATGGCACAGCCTCCTGCCCCGTGGcacagcctccagccctgccagcagcccctggcacacaCTCACATGGTCCTGCTCATACTCAAGGATGGCAGCGTAGAGTGCtcgctgctcctgctcctcggGAGTGAGTGCCACGCTGCTGGAGAACCTCCTGGGGACAGCCCGGGCCAGtgagggcactgctgggtgtccccagagctcagggTCCCGCAGTGACATCCCCACTCACCGGTTGGCCGCCTCCTGCAGCCGCAGCCGCCGCTCTTCCATCTTGcgctgcagctgggccaggcaCAGTTAAGGGCCCAGAGCCACCAGCGTGCTCACCCACtgcccttctccctcctccatcccccaGCTGGGACCCTGCGTGGGGTGGgtgacagccaggacagggcaggggctccTGGAGCAATCCCACAGGGAAGGATACAGTCTCCTCCCGGGCCTTGGCGATCACCAGGTTCTCCATCATCTGCCGCTGCAGGGACAGCGTctgtggagcaggaggggagTTGGGGACATCCACCCACACCTCATGGACACCAGTGGGGATCCCCCAGGcaccctctccctgcctggctcccagctcctccccagcccccacTTGCCAGGGATGTTttctgcacagcctggtttGGGTTCAGCCGTGCTACCCGCGCCTCGTAGGCCGCCTTCAGCTTCTGGTTCTGCAGGGAGGCCTCCTCCAGCGGGGTCAGCTCCCTGTAGGAACAGCCTGAGCACTCGCCATAGGGCACAGGACACGTGCCAGGACCACATCCTGCTCGTGACCCCGCAGGCAGGCATGGGGCCACAGCCAGTCCTTGTGTGGCAGTTCTTGCCAGACCCCGTGTCCCAAACCCCTCGTGTTTGAACCCCCCATGTCCTACCCGCTGTGTTTGAAACTCCCATGTCCATCTCGCTGTGTTTGAGTCTCCCACGTCCCCGCCCTGTATCCCAGCCCACATCAGCCCCCATCCTCCACCcctctgtgtcccagccccGTGACCCTGCCCCATGTTCTATCTCCCAGCTCCAAGCCCCCCGTACTTCCGAGCGCTCTGTGCCTCGGCGATCTGCAGCTTCTGGAAGATCTCCGGGGGCAGGAACGGCGAGAGCTTCCCCCCCTCGTCCGAGCAGACACGGCGGTGCCTGGGAAGGGGCGCCgggcccccgccccgctcctGTGCGGCCGCTTTCACCTGGGCTttccctggggagggggcaggaCAGGCGGGCTGTGCCCCACCACCGGCCTGGCCCTGCGGGGACACCCGGCTCCCCAAAACGGGACCCGCACCCCTCACTCACCCAGCGCCGCCGCGATGGATTTCACCCTCTCCAGGCACTGCTCCGCCAGCTTCAGCAGTTTGGGGGTGTCAGGGGTGACCCCCTCGCTGTTCTCTGTGGGGAGGGCGTGCTGAGGGCACTGCAGGACCTGCACCCACCGCCCTGGTTCGGCGGGGGGCACACGGGGTCCTGCCCTACCTGTCCCTGCCgcctcctcctgcagggcctgggcGATCAGCGTGATGCTCTTCAGGTACTCCACGTACGCCTCCTGCCAAGGcgggggctgagcagggacccGGGCAGGGGAGCTCGGGAACCCCCCCGGCCTCGGGGGACCGCAGCTCCGGCTCCCAGCGGGGTACAGGGCAGCCCGGGGATGAGGCCCCGGCAGCGGGGTGTGAGTCCAGGGCCGCGGGGGGAGCCCCGAGATGCGGGTGAGCCCCAGGGAGCCGGATGAGACCGGGGGTGCTGCCCCGGGGACGGGGGTGAGGCCGGGGACGAAGCCGAAGGATGCGGGGGAagcccagggatgcaggagaaGCCGAGGATGCGGGGGGAGCCCCgggatgcaggaggagcccCGGGATGCAGGAGAACCCGCAGATGCAGCCCCGGGGGTGGGGGTTGAGCCCGGGGTAGCGGGGGGAGCCCCGGGGGTGCAGTCCCGGCGCTGCGGCCGAACCCGGGGGTCCCTCCCCGGCCGTGCCCGCGCTCACCCTGGTCCGGCCGGCGCTGTCCATGCCCAGGGCGCCGCTCGCCGCCCTCATGGCTCCCTGCAGGCCGCGGCccccccggcccggcgcggGCCCCTCGGCGCCCCCCGGCGCGGCCATGGCCGCGGGGCCGCCCGGAACGGCGCGCTGGGGCCGCGGGCCCGCCCGGAGCGCGGCGGGACGGACCGGGCGCGGCGGGTCCCCCCGGCCGGCGGGGGCGCTGCGGGCGGGCGGAgccgccgggcccggcggggaCGATGAAGCGCGATCGGCGCGGGCGGTTCCTGGCGGCCCCGGGCGGCCCCCGGCCcccccccgcgccccgccggACCCCCGGCACGGCCGCCCGCAGCTCCGAGCCCGCCGAgccccccgcggccgccgcctgCGCACCGGAGGCAGGTGAGGCCCGAGCGCGGGGACcggggcggggggagcgggggcACGGCCGGAGCCGTTTCCCCGGGGCCGGAACCGCCGCGGGGGCACCGGCGGGACCGGCCGCCACCGGCACGGGCTGCGAGCACCGGGTACGGGCG
This portion of the Ammospiza nelsoni isolate bAmmNel1 chromosome 13, bAmmNel1.pri, whole genome shotgun sequence genome encodes:
- the VPS9D1 gene encoding VPS9 domain-containing protein 1, with translation MAAPGGAEGPAPGRGGRGLQGAMRAASGALGMDSAGRTREAYVEYLKSITLIAQALQEEAAGTENSEGVTPDTPKLLKLAEQCLERVKSIAAALGKAQVKAAAQERGGGPAPLPRHRRVCSDEGGKLSPFLPPEIFQKLQIAEAQSARKELTPLEEASLQNQKLKAAYEARVARLNPNQAVQKTSLTLSLQRQMMENLVIAKAREETLQRKMEERRLRLQEAANRRFSSSVALTPEEQEQRALYAAILEYEQDHDWPRQWKAQLKRSPADLSVVSGLFSCLLSCPEHPISQLLRRLQCAVYARLYPAVSRGPADASPGSPSALSFLSLDAGGSSLPAEPGGRRLRASRSLHCMFSVPEHGPAALRHSHSSTPLADSGAPGPAEPPRESSFEDLERFLASPEGWAPAEAPASSGQDAALPELLKGVVRDIHNAIDRLLALTLLAFEGLGTAAGKDQCLACLEEAFFPPLWAPLLALYRTVQQPREAALARSMERHRHAGPADMGLASRLFPPGPGRPAYASAVQDLRLMALESCPRRKLECIVRALRGICECAEEYCGSRDGRSLATAAIGADDLLPILSYVVLQTGLPQLLSECAALEEFIHEGYLIGEEGYCLTSLQSALSYVESLQ